A single region of the Anguilla anguilla isolate fAngAng1 chromosome 17, fAngAng1.pri, whole genome shotgun sequence genome encodes:
- the LOC118217059 gene encoding piggyBac transposable element-derived protein 3-like, translated as MDTKFFYGRGKGSKAVVPLDPEESDIEDSDEDLDDPDYVPRHTGDTVEELPIPELSGPDTHSDSAPRRKVAKNQLVQVADQDSVTPKSAEKRKLWRKVDITSVKFPEPIPPEIIKVQTPLFYFSMLFTDEMVHHICEQTNLYSAQQLGFPIKTNPKEIQEFLVILLYTGVFPFPSLEDYWKPESRFALVADIMPLRRFRALRRFIHFADNADCGNTIDRFYKIRPIFDMLRRQCLLLPADQKQSIDEVMVAYKGTRAGNLRQYISSKPDKWGFKLFCRASSTGIVHDFILYQGKTSFFNVPQSEAEQSMLMGEKVVTTLCRTVEEPESTVVFCDNFFTSFNLVQLLEATTGIKCLGTVRNNRMSGAENHLKSDKQLSKEGRGAFDYCCSGGIVAVKWRDNKCVTLLSNACGVEPVGEVTRYSKEAGRKIPVSCPAIIKAYNEHMGGIDLSDMLVHLYKTPMKSRRWYLPLFGYILDVSVSNAWLLYKRDCRMLQEKPMPLKRFRTTVARTLEGIHKTPARVGRPLSSSPPPERPPQKRKRDAAPVDGVRYDSFGHWPACGPQRGRCKLCPKGVSRWKCAKCGVFLCLNSTQQCFVTYHLK; from the coding sequence ATGGACACCAAATTTTTCTATGGCAGAGGAAAGGGTAGCAAAGCTGTGGTCCCCCTTGATCCAGAGGAGTCAGACATAGAGGACAGTGATGAGGACTTGGATGACCCTGACTATGTGCCAAGGCACACAGGTGACACAGTTGAAGAGTTACCAATCCCTGAGCTTAGTGGCCCtgatacacactcagacagtgCCCCCAGGAGAAAGGTAGCCAAAAATCAGCTTGTGCAGGTCGCAGATCAGGATTCTGTTACCCCCAAAAGtgctgagaaaagaaaattgtggagaaaAGTGGATATCACTTCAGTCAAGTTTCCAGAGCCTATACCCCCAGAAATCATTAAGGTTCAGACaccattattttacttttccaTGCTATTTACTGATGAAATGGTGCACCACATATGTGAGCAGACAAACCTCTACTCAGCTCAACAGCTTGGATTTCCCattaaaacaaatccaaaagaGATTCAAGAGTTTTTAGTCATATTGCTATACACAGGTGTGTTCCCATTCCCGTCCCTGGAGGATTACTGGAAGCCAGAGAGCCGCTTTGCTCTGGTTGCCGACATCATGCCACTACGCAGGTTCCGGGCACTGCGCAGGTTTATCCACTTTGCTGACAATGCAGACTGTGGAAACACTATCGACAGGTTCTATAAAATCAGGCCCATTTTTGACATGTTGAGAAGACAGTGTCTTCTCCTCCCAGCTGACCAAAAACAAAGTATCGATGAGGTCATGGTTGCCTACAAAGGCACAAGAGCAGGAAATCTCCGACAATACATTTCCAGCAAGCCAGATAAGTGGGGATTTAAACTATTTTGCCGAGCTAGTTCCACTGGGATTGTACATGATTTCATTTTGTACCAGGGAAAGACATCCTTTTTCAATGTCCCACAGTCAGAAGCTGAGCAGTCCATGCTCATGGGGGAAAAAGTTGTGACCACACTCTGCAGAACAGTGGAGGAACCAGAGTCAACAGTTGTCTTTTGTGACAACTTTTTCACAAGCTTCAACCTTGTGCAACTTCTGGAGGCCACCACTGGGATAAAGTGTTTGGGCACTGTGAGGAACAACCGGATGTCAGGAGCAGAGAACCACCTGAAGAGTGACAAGCAGTTGTCAAAAGAAGGAAGGGGAGCATTTGACTACTGCTGCTCAGGGGGAATTGTTGCTGTAAAATGGCGTGACAACAAATGCGTCACTCTCCTCAGCAACGCATGTGGGGTGGAGCCAGTTGGTGAGGTCACAAGGTACAGCAAGGAGGCAGGGAGGAAGATACCAGTCTCCTGCCCTGCAATAATAAAGGCCTACAATGAACATATGGGAGGTATAGATTTATCTGACATGCTTGTGCATCTCTATAAGACTCCCATGAAATCACGACGCTGGTACCTACCCCTATTTGGCTACATATTGGATGTGTCAGTCTCCAATGCCTGGCTGCTGTACAAGCGAGACTGCCGCATGCTGCAAGAGAAGCCCATGCCACTCAAGAGATTTAGAACAACTGTGGCCCGCACCCTGGAAGGCATCCACAAAACCCCGGCCCGAGTTGGTAGACCACTCTCCTCCTCACCTCCACCAGAGAGACCACCACAGAAGCGCAAAAGGGATGCTGCACCCGTTGATGGTGTCCGCTATGACAGTTTTGGCCACTGGCCAGCCTGTGGCCCACAGCGAGGGCGATGCAAACTCTGCCCAAAGGGGGTGTCACGGTGGAAGTGTGCAAAGTGCGGAGTCTTCCTGTGtctaaacagcacacagcagtgctTTGTCACGTATCAtctcaaatga